A window of Castor canadensis chromosome 10, mCasCan1.hap1v2, whole genome shotgun sequence contains these coding sequences:
- the Timp4 gene encoding metalloproteinase inhibitor 4 isoform X1 → MPWSPRAAPSWALLLRLLVLLWPPGLGESCSCAPAHPQQHICHSALVIRAKISSEKVVPASADPANTQKMMRYEIKQIKMFKGFEKVKDVQYIYTPFDSSLCGVKLEAGSQKQYLLTGQILGDGKVFIHLCNYIEPWEDLSLVQRESLNHHYHLNCGCQITTCYTVPCAISAPNECLWTDWLLERKLYGYQAQHYVCMKHADGTCSWYQGHLHLKKEFVDIVQPY, encoded by the exons ATGCCCTGGAGCCCCAGGGCTGCCCCAAGCTGGGCGCTGCTGCTGCGGCTGCTCGTGTTGCTGTGGCCCCCAGGTCTGGGGGAGTCATGCAGCTGCGCCCCTGCGCACCCCCAGCAGCACATCTGCCATTCAGCACTTG TGATTCGGGCCAAAATCTCCAGTGAGAAGGTAGTTCCTGCCAGTGCAGACCCTGCCAACACTCAAAAAATGATGCGGTATGAAATCAAACAGATAAAG ATGTTTAAAGGGTTTGAGAAAGTCAAGGATGTTCAATATATCTATACACCATTTGACTCCTCTCTCTGTGGTGTGAAACTTGAAGCCGGCAGCCAGAAGCAGTATCTTTTGACTG GCCAGATCCTCGGTGATGGAAAAGTCTTCATCCATCTGTGCAACTACATTGAGCCCTGGGAGGATCTATCCTTGGTGCAGAGGGAAAGTCTGAATCATCACTACCACCTGAACTGTGGCTGCCAA ATCACAACCTGCTATACAGTGCCCTGTGCCATCTCAGCCCCAAACGAGTGCCTCTGGACAGACTGGCTGTTGGAACGGAAGCTCTATGGGTACCAGGCTCAGCATTATGTCTGCATGAAGCATGCTGATGGCACCTGCAGCTGGTACCAGGGTCATTTGCACCTCAAGAAGGAGTTTGTTGACATCGTCCAGCCCTACTAG
- the Timp4 gene encoding metalloproteinase inhibitor 4 isoform X2: MPWSPRAAPSWALLLRLLVLLWPPGLGESCSCAPAHPQQHICHSALVIRAKISSEKVVPASADPANTQKMMRYEIKQIKMFKGFEKVKDVQYIYTPFDSSLCGVKLEAGSQKQYLLTGQILGDGKVFIHLCNYIEPWEDLSLVQRESLNHHYHLNCGCQCPVPSQPQTSASGQTGCWNGSSMGTRLSIMSA, encoded by the exons ATGCCCTGGAGCCCCAGGGCTGCCCCAAGCTGGGCGCTGCTGCTGCGGCTGCTCGTGTTGCTGTGGCCCCCAGGTCTGGGGGAGTCATGCAGCTGCGCCCCTGCGCACCCCCAGCAGCACATCTGCCATTCAGCACTTG TGATTCGGGCCAAAATCTCCAGTGAGAAGGTAGTTCCTGCCAGTGCAGACCCTGCCAACACTCAAAAAATGATGCGGTATGAAATCAAACAGATAAAG ATGTTTAAAGGGTTTGAGAAAGTCAAGGATGTTCAATATATCTATACACCATTTGACTCCTCTCTCTGTGGTGTGAAACTTGAAGCCGGCAGCCAGAAGCAGTATCTTTTGACTG GCCAGATCCTCGGTGATGGAAAAGTCTTCATCCATCTGTGCAACTACATTGAGCCCTGGGAGGATCTATCCTTGGTGCAGAGGGAAAGTCTGAATCATCACTACCACCTGAACTGTGGCTGCCAA TGCCCTGTGCCATCTCAGCCCCAAACGAGTGCCTCTGGACAGACTGGCTGTTGGAACGGAAGCTCTATGGGTACCAGGCTCAGCATTATGTCTGCATGA